The genomic window GGGGAGCTACTCCCCTTGGCTTTTGGTTCCCTTCCTCCCTTTCATTGTGCAGGGGTTGGGGTTCTTGAGGGTGgtgggttgtttgtttgttttttccccagggGGGAGGATTTGGCTTCCTCCCCTTAAATTGGCTGAGGTAGTGGTAGCTGctactttggggggaggggctcacctACTCCTCTCCAGTttgctttgagagagagagagagagagagagagagagagagagagagagagagagatatcctggcttcctctctgtctttcattttaaaaatgagagtGCTGAGGGGGTGTCATTGTCACCTCTCCAATGCCagcctgggtgggtgggtgggtgatcaGTTGGTCCTTGTGGGTGGTTGATCAGTGCTTGAATGAAGGAAGTGGGGTGAAGGAAGAGCTTTCTTTTTATGGTTGTCCATCCCTTAACCTCAATTGGGGAGAGGTCAGAGGTTGGGGATTTCTTTAAAGCCTTCCCTGTCCCTTTTCAATTTCAATACTTCGAGCAttgggtggtgtgtgtgtttttctccttttctttgcaACAGCCatcctaattgggggggggggagcatttttttccttccatgttCCACTCCCTTTCCAGCTTTGTTAGGATCTTCTTTCCCCTTTAACCAACCCTATACTGTGCTCCAGAGTGACTGATAGTAATTCCCAGTTACAGCAAAGCCCAGAAGGTGTGATCTGTAACAAAGTGTATTCTGAAATGGAGAGGTGAGATGGTAGTGTTTGTATTATGGTCTTGGGGcggggaagggtgtgtgtgtaccCTTACCCAATGCTCCCTACAGGTCAAGACTGTATTTTTGGGATTAAAGTCCATGTCTTTTGTGGACTTTAATCCCAAAATATAGTCTTTATGAGGAGGGTGCGCTGAGTGAGTACGGCAGTGTGCCCTCCAGGGTAATGACATTTCTTTATCAAAATCATCTTTCCCGTTTTCACTCACTGTGATTTGTCAGAGTGATGTACAATTGGAAGATTAAGAGGGAAAGATTGTGCTCTCTTAGATATGATGATGCTCCCTTAAactagtggtctccaaactttttggccagagggccacatgaaatatttggtgcagtgctgagggccagaaacaaatttaaatataaaatttaaataaacaaattagagatggaacttagatgaatgaataaatgaatgagtgggctcattcactcagcctctctggccctcagaacaccctccagatggaatcagagcactgctctggtcatattcagtcgagtgggccaggggctttcaggggacaagaggtgcgccatgggccagatagaggctcactgtgggctgtatctggcccctggggccagggtttggagacccctgccttaaacagtACATAGGCAAACTGTCCCTCACAGCAGTACTGAAGTGGTGCTGGGGGTATTGCCTCAGGCCACAGCCCTCTTCTTTTTAATATTTGTATAAGTTCCTAAAAGAAACCCAAAGTATCTAGTGACATGCCAAACACATACAAGAATTACTAGAACAAGAATATGGAGTGTAGAGAAAGTGGCAGGTCTGTTTCTGCCATTGATATGAGTGTTACACTAATCACAGTCGCTAGAGATTGGACAAAGTTCATTGCAGGAGGGTAGGGCTATtgatggctactagtcatgagaGCTTTGTCCCACCTATAGTTACAAGGGAGCAGTGGTAAGAGAGAAGGATATCTTTCTCTCCTTCTTGTGGGCTGTCCAGAGTGAATCACTGAAGGAAAAGCTTCTAGACAAGCTGTACGAGATGGGAcatgggcctgattcagcaggcgCTTCTCATGTTCCAATGTCCTTCTGGTTGTGTAGTGGAGGAGCTCTGAGGGTGCTCCTAGGTTTGTGGATATTTGAAGGGTTCTCCTTTGAGAGGGGAccctcaatggggggggggatccagctTGACTTGAGTTAGGATTATGATACCAGGCTGTTGAAATTTAGGGTTGTTTCAGGTATAAACTGTTGCACAATCCAGGTAGGAGGAGAAGGTAGTATCAGGGGTGTGGACAAACCATCCTCATTATGTGTTGTTTGATCCTACCTTATAGAGTTTTCTGAGCCTTCCATGAAGTTTGCCTTCTCTTATCATTCTTTCCCCACCTGCCCTCAAAGGAACCATCGTAGAGTTCAAATTGACCCTGCAGAATCTCTTGCTATCTTCACGTGGTGGGCCAGAGCTGCAAGCCTACATTGCTGTTGTCTTACTTGGTAAAAGGAGGATTGTCACTGCTGCCTTTTCCCATCACTTCAGGCCTATTTCCCCCTCCCAACCTAGTCCACAATCCTTCAGGGTCTGTTTTGCTGTTTCCTCTGCTGTCTCTTTCAGGGACTGTTCGCATGACCTTTGTGTTGTATTCAGTCAGGCCCCAGAAATGTGTGCTTGTGGAGAACTGAACATTTAATTGCTAGCATGGTACATCATGTCTCTTTCATGTTTCAAAAATTCTTGGCAGCCTGCAGAGTCTGGGTCCCTGGCGGTAAGCTGCTCTCACAGCTGGTTCACCGCTAGGTGCCAGGCTGGAAGCAGATGGTTCTTGCCCCAGTCATAATGGGCAATGCAGCTTGGTAGAGAGATGGATTAGGGATGCTGTGGAGGAGTCTTTCTCTTGCTGGCTCCTAAAGTGAGTAGCAGTTAAACTCATCAACTTCTAGGCAAACAACAAATACGTGATCTGGAAATACTGCAACACTAGATAGTGTAGAGcaccaccagtttgtgtaacacttcccctgtccctttaaggggcaggggaaggggggaggcagcaacgtgaccCCCACGATCACATTGCTAAAGGGGGGCAGGGGTACttttaactaggtagggctgcaggaagtgcagggagccctgcgcagccctctgcagtgctgcccaaggcttggaatgttcaggaaaagtgggcacaaagcacctcctgcaaaatggaagtgctttacgctcacttttactgaagattccaagctttggggaggactgcagagggggctcaccgcacctcctgcagcctccagcagccctacctggTTAAAAGTAAGTACAAAGCGCCCCCCCTtagcgttgctgccctagcccagggcatgggagagggggtaaagggggtaatttgtacccgggcccagggtcaaaaagggggcccaggagccaaaggggggggccagaaatttcctgcgaCCTTACATTTTcgtatctactcagacttgttgcctgcatgggatgctggggacactatcacaagcttgcagctgcagccactggcaagccatatatctgccagtgccacatgggtgggtagaccagggctccaaagacttttccagctgtctccaccctccccccatcctgttttgcccctccctgcccccattctgcttgttcatcaccaccctcccccactctgtttcacccctccccctttgcaaaggggcccaaaagaaactttgtaccccctgattaaattcctctccgaggccctgccctagccccttccccacaaacACTTACAGAGGGAGTAacgctccctcaaagtttgagaaacgcttgtgtagatagatagatgtaTCCTGTTGTTCATGCTACTTCTCTTGGCTTCTTGggattattttaattatttgttcaATTTATTATGTTACATTATATCCCACCTCTTCCTTCAAGGAAGTCAGGATGTCTTACATGGCTTGCTCACCGCCGCAGGTCATCCTCACAATAGCCCTGTTATGTAGGCCAAGCTTTCAATACTCTTAACTGCTACTCCACATTGGTCTCTTGGTGCCaagcaaggcagcacagctggCCACAGTACTGCAgtgtcatttttgtttttgtacttgggcgggggcagggggcttCCCATTTCTACCAGCTGGGCACCATCCAAAAGTAGGAGTTCCAGGCTGTAAATGTGTTGCGCTGCTCTGGGGTCAGGCTTCAGAAGACTTGCTGCCACAGCCTAGGTTTCTGAAATGTGTATTCAGGCAGGGTATTTTGGTTTCAGGCTTTCTGGTAGCCtcagtgtctcttctgcattcATTGTGGCTTTAAGAGATAGGCTGAAGATATTTGCACGAGATGGTTCACATACTTCCAGGACAGGGAAGCTGGTCTTTTGTCTCAAGACTGGGAAACCTTTCACTGGTGTTTTGTCATCCTTGGAGGCTTTCTCTTGAGGCTTTTGTATTGATTAGGTTGTAATAAATTGAGGTGGTGGGAACAGAGGATATTTTCTGAGGGAGAGCTTGCCCTTTGGGCAACTGGGGGTGtttccctcctgccctgcagaATGAAGCAAAAAGGGTGAAAAAGTCAATAAAACCCCTTTAAATCAGTTGTGCTTTCTTTGACCTGCTCCTTGATTTTCGAGGTCTTTAGGGTACAGATGAAGCTGCTTCCTGCTGAACCAGACCATCAAACCATCTggttcagtattgtcaacactgactggcagcggcTGTCCAGGGCTGCAGGCCTTGCCCAGACCTACTTGgacatgctgccagggactgaatctggggcAGGATGGCAGTACAGTGGTTGCCCTCCCACTCTGCTCCAGGCCCCGTCCAGAAGCAGCTGTTCCTTTTGAAACAGAACGCTGGGCTTGATGAAACTTGgtcttgatccagcagggcagctCTTGAATCCTTGTGGAATTACTCCACATCTTCAGCACAAAGTGTTGTGAGTTCACCTTTTTTGGCCTCTCAGAACTGATGCTGAGTTGGGCTGCTTAGCAGTGTGATCAGCTATTTAGCATGATCAACTGTACCATGTAGCAGAAATAATGCAACTTGAGTGCAACCAGATCTGAGAGAGGGTTTTTGGAGAGGAGTGTATAGGGGGAAGGAGGACAAGCGGGCATTTCAGTTAACTCTTGCTGTGGCATGTTCTCCTTACCTTCACTCAAGAGTGTTTGAGTGAAGCCTTTGTGAATCACCTCATCAATAACAATAGTGGGGGTATTAatgtcctttttcatctcaagactGAATCCACTGCCTCCTTTGCTGAGGTTCATTTTTTGTAGGGGTCCCTTCCTCCTTGATTTTTTTCTGATCACATTTCCCTCTCCTGTAGCACTGAGAGTTCTGTGTTCTTCCGGACTGGCCTTACTGCTGCAAGAGTTGAATGACTTTCACTCTCCCTCAGGAAAGATAGCCCTGCCCCCTAGAGATGACAAACCAGGAAGTCCTATCAGGTATTAGGTTTCGGTGAtgtggcacagcagctgctccagAGAGACTGCAGGGACAGTGCAGGCTTCTTTCCCATGATTCAAAATCTACCAAAAGAGCCCACACTTTGCTTACCTTCTTACCATGTTTTGCTGAAGGGCTGCATTTCAGTGTTTGAGATGTGAGAgaggaaagcaaagcaaaggTTTCCAGTCCGGgtcttttccctccccttctcgACAAAAAGTGAGCATTGCctctgaaacagcaagcaacacATGGTGCTTCAGGAAGTAAAGGAGAGTAGTGCTTTTCATATCAGATCTGCAGGTTGAAATGAAGTTGTTTGAATAAGTGTTTTTGTGAAATAGTCTTTTCTCTGTTCATTAGAGGTGTGTGTGAAGCTTGTTTTGTTTATCAAAAAGATCCTGCCTCACTGACGGATCCAATGATCTCCAAGAAGGCTAACATGGTTTAAATAATATAAGAGTGAAATGCAAAGGAGTTTAGGCAGCTGAAATCAGAGGTCCCACAGCTTCCATACAATGGACAGTGCAATAAAATTCAGTTAAAAGGCAGACTAAAGAAGTTCCATCTGGCCCCTAAAGGCAAGTCAAATGGTCACTAGGTGAACATGTTTGGAGAGGCTGTGCTCAAGctgctcaagctacttcttgtgcAGTAATTTTTCCTGAGTTCTTTGTGCCTCACACTTGTCTCTAATCTAAGTTTGCCACcttcttgtgtttttatttctgatAACCTTTCCTTTCTGGTTTTCACTATGCATGATTGTCCCTTTAGTTAGAAAACATCTGGCGGTAGCACACTTCTTATTTGTTGTATCCAACTCTTCGGCAAGCTCATACATGGCTTATGTGGGGCTTTTGGAGATCTCCTATCCAGATATGTGCTGGGTCCACACCTCCCTTGCGTCTCCATTTATTTGTTTGCTGAacttatatcctacctttcttccaCCAATGGAACTCAAGGTGGTACCCAGAGGTGATCCCCTATCCAGGGACTGCCCAGAACTAGACCTGCTTAGCCTCAGCAAAGTGCCCCTACCTTCAAGACCATGCCCTGGAACTGGGAAGGATTGTGTGTTTCCATCTGACTTGCTGGTTTCGGCTAAAGTATCCAGTATTGTTATCCTGCATGCAGATGTTGGAGCCAATGTAAGATGCACTTGCTTTTGTTTCCACAGCAACAATGTCAGAAGGGGACAGCACTGGCGAGTCCATCCACGGCAAACCATCAGTGGTCTTTAGATTTTTCACAAGACTCGGACAGGTTGGTTTCACACAGGTGGCTGAGAGATGTGTAAATTCAATCAGAGGTTTCAATCAGGATAGTAGTTTCATGCTGAAAGTTTTAGTAAAGAAGAGAACTTTTACTTGCTTGCCTTGTGAGATGGAAAGAAGTGctcgtgctcagggggaagggaggagtgaagcctacaGAGAggatgattaatggattgtcagctggctgccctctctggcattaaacgactgttttccttcaatttaaagggcccttcttatcagttttgagatagaaaaatctgtggatacttgggttatacctgtactcacttgtatgactgtctctctgcaacagtaaaaagcagtttttaaaactgttattttaaatgggtgcatttttctccttctccagggatcagcacattccttctgatttgcagggggccattcatgttgagtatAAAAAATCCCTGTATAACAAGGCTTTTGTATTGACAAAAgggtagcaacagagggaggATAGGGGGATGGAAGCAGGGTAAACCAAAGAAGCATTTGTGAATATTTCAATGCAAGAGGGCAGGTTCCTGCCCTGAGGGGCCTACAGTGCAGATGCTATCACAGGGGAGATAACAGAAGGATagaagggggcagaggcaggggtAGGCCTCAGGTAGAATATGCTATTGTTTTGGTTTGTTGTGCTTAAGATAAGTTATAGTAGGGAGTGGGGACTGatgttgaaatcagtgagacatcAATGTGTGAAACTTTGGATCAAAGCCATAGAAGGGAAGGAGCAGAAGGAGAACATGTATTGCTACAATTCTATCAAGCCTTTCGTAAGCACTAGGAGTTGGGTTACAGGGCAAGACATGTGGTGCATAAGGAAGGTACAGGCTGTAAGAAGGAGCCTTAGTGGGTCATCCAAAGGCTGAAGAAACTCACTGTTCGCTGGATGTGGAGTTACCCTTTGCCTGCAGCAAGGTTGGAAAAAGCCCTTTCATGAGAGGGAAAAGGCTTTCTGTTGGAAAGAAGTACAGATGTACTGTACTACTATGTATAGAATATCTGTTGttgcttttaagccatttctgcccaatgttgcatatgttattgttgttgttggcaaccttcagtctcaaaagactctggtatcgcgctctgaatggtggttctggaacagtgtctagtgtggctgaaaaggccgatttgggagtgacaatcccttccacaccaggagcaagtgcagtctgtccctggtctgtctccctggctgtgggccttccttctttgcctcttagcctcagactgttggccaagtgtctcttcaaactgggaaaggccatgctgcacaacctgcctccaagtgggccgctcagaggccagggtttcccacctgttgaggtccactcctaaggccttcagattcctcttgcagatgtccttgtatcgcagctgtggtctacctgtagggcgctttccttgcacgagttctccatagaggagatcctttgggatccagccatcatccattctcacgacatgactgagccaatgcaggtgtctctgtttcagcagtgcatacatgctaggaattccagctcgttccaggactgtattgtttggaactttgtcctgccaggtgatgccgagaatgcatcggaggcagcgcatgtggaaaacgttcagtttcctctcctgttgtgagtgaagagtccatgactccaggacgcgcaacagggatcaaatgtgtacacctgtgggatgggcagaaatgggttaattctgTAATGCTTACAGTCATAATTTGCAGCCTTTGACAAATGAGGAAATGTTATTGCAATTTGAATATGCCAAACATTTAATGTTGTGTTTCTTCTAGATTTACCAGTCCTGGTTAGACAAATCTACTCCTTATACTTCAGTGCGATGGGTTGTAACACTGGGTTTAAGTTTTATCTACATGATTAGAGTTTATCTACTACAGGTAAGAGCCTCAGGTACTAACTCTCCTGTTGCCAAGTCACTCCATTCATTAGAGGTCGAAGTAATGGTTCATCTTTTTCCATGCTGTTTTCTTTTGATGAATGTGACTACTTTTACTGGCTTATACAAATTTGGAGGGGGACAAAAATGGTGGAACTTGTGGACTGTGTTCTGGATTATGGTCACAGAACAAATTTAATGGAATATAAGAGGATGGATGGACTCAAAAGACAGCAAATGCACGGAGGGGGCAGATCAAATCTGAGTTGGTGAAGAGTCTTCAAGGTTATCATGTGCATCTTGTATTACGAGTTGGCTGGATTTAATTTCCTAGCTGCGCTTGATTCACCTGCATGCTTCTCTAAGCCTGCTTTTGAGCTGCTATGGTCCACAATGTCTTACATTCCCCTACTACTATGACCAACCCTCTCTCTCATGGTCAGTTTTATATCCTATCCCCAGGTCTAGGTGAGATAGATGTGCATATTGGTGTTCTTTCTGTACATCCAGCTATGTGCCCATTTGAtattcttctttccttctctcttttatCCAGGGTTGGTACATTGTGACATATGCCTTGGGCATCTACCATCTAAATCTTTTCATAGCTTTCTTGTCGCCAAAGGTAGATCCCTCTTTAATGGAGGATTCAGGTATGAAAAACATGGCCAGTTTTGCTATAAGTTTGTACAGCTGCCACTATGTTCCTTTTTATATGTGTTACAAAGgaaggcattattattattattattattattattattattattattattattattattattattattattaaggatattgatgatgatgatagtaaaAAATACAAATAATATTGTAATATTGCTTTTCtacaatgaaaagttcacaaggtGGGTTTACATAGCAAGAAAAAAACCAGTTGCCTCTCCTAAAGGGGTTCAAAATCTTAGAAACAAATGCAAGAGATGTTTCGGAGCAAACAGCTGCTGAAAAAGATGCTGCACTGGGGTCAGTAAGGACTGTTGTTCTCCTCTGCTAAATTTAAGAACCACCATTTAAAAGGTATCCCTCTGCCTAGTTAGCAGGGAGTCAGTCATAGGCAATGCAGTGGCTATGGTAGTGGAATGTTAGTAGTAGTGTACACACTATGAGGGCAGTGTCACTTTTAAGAACTTgcattttcttcctctttccagaTGATGGCCCTTCATTACCCACAAAACAAAATGAGGAATTCCGGCCCTTTATTCGGAGGCTGCCAGAGTTCAAAT from Tiliqua scincoides isolate rTilSci1 chromosome 9, rTilSci1.hap2, whole genome shotgun sequence includes these protein-coding regions:
- the RER1 gene encoding protein RER1, which produces MSEGDSTGESIHGKPSVVFRFFTRLGQIYQSWLDKSTPYTSVRWVVTLGLSFIYMIRVYLLQGWYIVTYALGIYHLNLFIAFLSPKVDPSLMEDSDDGPSLPTKQNEEFRPFIRRLPEFKFWHSATKGILVAMTCTFFEAFNVPVFWPILVMYFIMLFCITMKRQIKHMIKYRYIPFTHGKRKYKGKEDVGKTFAS